A single region of the Duganella sp. BuS-21 genome encodes:
- a CDS encoding NADH-quinone oxidoreductase subunit B, which yields MAIEGVLNEGFITTSADKLINWARTGSMFPMTFGLACCAVEMMHVGAARYDMDRFGVVFRPSPRQSDVMIVAGTLCNKMAPALRKVYDQMPEPRWVISMGSCANGGGYYHYSYSVVRGCDRIVPVDVYVPGCPPTAEALLYGIMQLQNKIKRTNTIAR from the coding sequence ATGGCTATTGAAGGCGTATTAAACGAAGGTTTCATCACCACCTCGGCCGACAAGCTGATCAACTGGGCGCGCACGGGTTCGATGTTCCCGATGACGTTCGGTCTGGCCTGCTGCGCGGTCGAAATGATGCACGTGGGCGCAGCCCGTTACGATATGGACCGCTTCGGCGTGGTGTTCCGTCCATCGCCGCGTCAATCCGACGTGATGATCGTGGCCGGCACGCTGTGCAACAAGATGGCCCCGGCACTGCGCAAGGTCTACGACCAGATGCCGGAGCCGCGCTGGGTCATCTCGATGGGTTCCTGCGCCAACGGCGGCGGCTACTATCACTATTCCTACTCCGTGGTGCGCGGTTGCGACCGCATCGTGCCGGTCGACGTGTACGTGCCAGGCTGTCCTCCAACTGCTGAAGCCCTGTTGTACGGCATCATGCAGCTGCAGAACAAGATCAAGCGCACCAACACGATTGCACGCTAA
- a CDS encoding NADH-quinone oxidoreductase subunit A gives MNLENYLPVLLFILVGLGVGIAPQVLGHILGPKKPDAAKLSPYECGFEAFEDARMKFDVRYYLVAILFILFDLETAFFFPWGVSMRELGWQGFVTMMVFIAEFVVGFWYIWKKGALDWE, from the coding sequence GTGAACCTCGAAAATTATCTCCCCGTTCTCTTGTTCATCCTCGTCGGTCTCGGCGTAGGTATCGCTCCGCAGGTGCTGGGCCACATTCTCGGCCCCAAGAAGCCTGACGCAGCCAAGCTCTCCCCATATGAATGCGGCTTCGAAGCGTTCGAAGACGCGCGCATGAAATTCGACGTGCGTTACTACCTCGTCGCAATTCTCTTTATTTTGTTCGATCTGGAAACGGCATTCTTCTTCCCGTGGGGCGTATCCATGCGCGAACTGGGCTGGCAGGGTTTCGTGACGATGATGGTGTTCATCGCCGAATTCGTGGTCGGTTTTTGGTATATCTGGAAGAAAGGTGCCCTTGATTGGGAATAA
- the secG gene encoding preprotein translocase subunit SecG, with protein MSSLFNLVIVVQVVSAIAIIGLVLLQHGKGADMGAAFGSGASGSLFGATGSSNFMSKSTGVAAAIFFSATLALAYITTHQANNVSGGVMDKAVPAAPAAPATPAAAPASAPAAPSAAAPASVPPANSIPK; from the coding sequence ATGAGCAGCTTGTTCAATCTGGTTATCGTAGTGCAGGTGGTTTCGGCAATCGCCATTATCGGCCTGGTGTTGCTGCAACATGGCAAAGGCGCCGACATGGGTGCGGCCTTCGGCTCGGGCGCCTCGGGCAGCCTGTTCGGCGCCACGGGCTCCTCGAACTTCATGTCCAAGTCCACCGGCGTGGCGGCGGCGATCTTCTTCAGCGCCACCCTGGCCCTGGCATACATCACCACCCACCAAGCCAACAATGTCAGCGGCGGCGTGATGGATAAGGCCGTGCCGGCAGCCCCTGCGGCGCCTGCAACCCCGGCCGCAGCCCCTGCTAGCGCACCTGCAGCACCGTCCGCTGCGGCGCCGGCGAGCGTGCCGCCTGCAAACTCCATCCCAAAGTAA
- the tpiA gene encoding triose-phosphate isomerase — MRRKLVIGNWKMNGSRAANTALLSGIVAGLNDFGADCAVCVPAPYLAQAQAGLTGTVVAWGAQDVSVHASGAYTGEVSAAMLQDFGATYVLCGHSERRAYHQESSELVAQKAVAALAAGLTPVVCFGETLAQREAGQTEEVICAQLQAVLDVIADEDVSKLVLAYEPVWAIGTGKTATPQIAQDAHLFLRTCVAKKHAVAAAGVQILYGGSMKPENAKELMAQPDIDGGLIGGAALKAVDFLGIIQAV, encoded by the coding sequence ATGCGTCGTAAACTCGTCATCGGTAACTGGAAAATGAACGGCAGTCGCGCCGCCAACACGGCACTGCTTTCCGGGATCGTCGCCGGTTTGAACGACTTCGGTGCCGACTGCGCCGTTTGTGTGCCGGCGCCGTATCTGGCGCAAGCCCAGGCGGGACTGACCGGCACTGTGGTGGCGTGGGGCGCGCAAGATGTTTCCGTCCACGCCAGCGGCGCTTATACTGGTGAAGTGTCGGCAGCGATGCTGCAGGACTTCGGTGCGACCTATGTGTTGTGCGGCCATTCCGAGCGCCGCGCCTATCACCAGGAGAGCAGCGAGCTGGTGGCGCAGAAGGCCGTGGCCGCGCTGGCCGCCGGCCTGACGCCGGTGGTGTGTTTCGGCGAAACGCTGGCGCAGCGCGAAGCAGGGCAGACCGAAGAGGTGATCTGCGCCCAGCTGCAAGCGGTGCTCGATGTGATCGCGGATGAAGACGTGAGCAAGCTGGTACTGGCCTATGAACCGGTATGGGCGATCGGCACGGGCAAAACTGCAACACCGCAAATTGCCCAGGATGCGCACCTTTTCCTGCGTACTTGTGTAGCAAAGAAACATGCGGTTGCGGCGGCGGGTGTACAGATCCTCTACGGCGGCAGCATGAAGCCGGAGAATGCGAAAGAATTGATGGCCCAGCCGGATATCGACGGTGGTTTGATCGGCGGGGCAGCATTAAAGGCGGTGGATTTTCTCGGGATTATCCAGGCCGTATAG
- a CDS encoding NAD(P)H-quinone oxidoreductase, whose translation MRAIEITHPGPADVLKLCERPMPVVKAGEVLIKVHAAGVNRPDVFQRMGNYAPPPGASDIPGLEVAGEIVDGDLDYTTLDIGDQVCALVQGGGYAEYVVAPIQQVLPVPKGWSLLEAATIPENYFTVWSNVFDRAQLVGGETLLVQGGSSGIGVTAIQLASAMGHRVFATAGSDDKVAACVALGAERGINYHTEDFAVIVKSLTNDRGVDVILDMVAGDYLPREVSCLADDGRIAIIATLGGAKATLDMGQVLRRRLTVTGSTLRPRSADFKGAIARQLKERVWPMMAERKLKPVIHTVFPLEQAAAAHALMESSSHVGKIMLQVI comes from the coding sequence ATGCGCGCAATCGAAATCACCCACCCCGGCCCGGCCGATGTCCTGAAACTGTGCGAACGTCCGATGCCGGTGGTGAAAGCCGGCGAGGTGCTGATCAAGGTCCACGCGGCCGGCGTCAACCGCCCCGACGTGTTCCAGCGCATGGGCAATTACGCGCCGCCTCCCGGTGCTTCCGACATCCCCGGCCTCGAAGTCGCCGGCGAGATCGTCGACGGCGATCTCGATTACACCACCCTCGATATCGGCGACCAGGTCTGCGCTTTGGTGCAGGGCGGGGGCTATGCCGAGTACGTTGTTGCACCCATACAGCAGGTTTTACCGGTGCCCAAAGGCTGGTCTTTGCTCGAAGCGGCGACAATTCCGGAAAATTACTTCACAGTCTGGAGCAACGTTTTCGACCGCGCCCAACTGGTCGGCGGCGAGACCTTGCTGGTCCAGGGCGGCAGCTCCGGCATCGGCGTCACCGCCATCCAGTTGGCGTCGGCGATGGGGCACCGCGTGTTCGCCACCGCCGGCTCCGACGACAAGGTGGCGGCCTGCGTGGCGCTCGGCGCCGAGCGTGGCATCAACTATCACACCGAGGATTTCGCCGTCATCGTCAAGTCCCTCACCAACGACCGTGGCGTCGACGTGATTCTCGACATGGTGGCCGGAGACTACCTGCCACGCGAGGTTTCCTGCCTGGCGGATGATGGCCGCATCGCCATCATCGCCACCCTGGGCGGCGCCAAAGCCACGCTGGACATGGGCCAGGTGCTGCGTCGCCGCCTGACCGTGACCGGCTCCACCCTGCGCCCGCGCTCGGCCGATTTCAAGGGCGCCATCGCGCGCCAGCTGAAGGAACGCGTGTGGCCGATGATGGCCGAGCGCAAACTCAAGCCGGTGATCCATACCGTCTTCCCGCTGGAGCAGGCCGCCGCCGCGCATGCGCTCATGGAGAGCAGTTCCCACGTCGGGAAAATCATGTTGCAGGTGATCTAA
- a CDS encoding sel1 repeat family protein, whose amino-acid sequence MKKFILAIALALGWQQAAMAGFAEGATAYNSKNYAVALKEIRPLAQAGNVDAQHLLGLMYYMGRGVPQDYKTALEWHRKAALKGKADAQYVVGAMYYTGNAVIQDHKQAVSWFRKAGEQGHPDAQQVLGLMYRYHIGGMPQDNVIAYTLWNLAAANGSVNAAEQRSQVVKTMTPEQIEEGQALSAAWRVNTPLPQKSRTGGG is encoded by the coding sequence ATGAAAAAATTCATACTAGCGATCGCCCTCGCACTAGGCTGGCAACAAGCCGCGATGGCAGGATTCGCCGAAGGGGCGACCGCGTACAACAGCAAGAACTACGCGGTGGCGTTAAAAGAGATACGACCGCTGGCGCAAGCCGGCAACGTCGATGCCCAGCATCTGCTGGGCTTGATGTACTACATGGGCCGGGGCGTGCCGCAGGATTACAAGACGGCGCTGGAATGGCACCGTAAGGCCGCGCTCAAGGGCAAGGCCGACGCCCAGTACGTGGTCGGCGCCATGTATTACACCGGCAACGCGGTGATCCAGGATCACAAGCAGGCGGTGTCGTGGTTCCGCAAGGCGGGCGAGCAGGGCCATCCGGACGCGCAGCAGGTGTTGGGGCTGATGTATCGCTACCACATCGGCGGCATGCCGCAGGATAACGTGATCGCTTATACGCTGTGGAACCTGGCGGCGGCCAACGGCTCGGTGAATGCGGCGGAGCAGCGTTCGCAGGTGGTTAAAACCATGACCCCGGAGCAGATCGAGGAAGGGCAGGCGCTGTCGGCCGCGTGGCGGGTGAATACGCCGCTTCCCCAGAAGTCCCGGACTGGCGGCGGTTAG
- a CDS encoding DUF2807 domain-containing protein: protein MKKLLQFGLLFAAFCALFGRAAAAEDTETRSIAIDARVVRVKLDGVIDVKLRQGDVASLRLIGEKRYLDKLTASQSGDTLHLETEGRGVKVGRSGTRAELVLPKLRQVVSEGVGSTEINGFSGDELELTMDGAGTMKVVCDYRIVRANLGGVGSMNLWVSENEQVELDLRGAGYITLGGRSKMLKASLGGVGSLNAQQFNAESVNVDLSGLGNATVKANANATLNLSGLGSVIVYGKPLNRNVSVDGLGKVSWK from the coding sequence ATGAAGAAGCTGCTCCAATTCGGCCTGCTGTTTGCTGCTTTCTGTGCTTTGTTCGGCCGCGCGGCCGCTGCCGAGGACACGGAAACGCGCTCGATCGCCATCGACGCCCGCGTTGTGCGCGTCAAGCTTGACGGCGTTATCGACGTCAAGCTGCGCCAGGGCGACGTCGCCTCGCTGCGCCTGATCGGCGAAAAGCGCTACCTGGACAAGCTGACCGCCTCGCAAAGCGGCGACACCCTGCACCTGGAAACCGAAGGGCGCGGCGTGAAAGTAGGGCGCTCAGGCACCCGCGCCGAGCTGGTGCTGCCCAAGCTGCGCCAGGTGGTGTCCGAAGGCGTGGGCTCGACCGAAATCAACGGTTTCAGCGGCGACGAACTGGAGCTGACCATGGACGGCGCCGGCACCATGAAAGTAGTCTGCGACTACCGGATCGTGCGCGCCAACCTGGGCGGCGTCGGCAGCATGAATCTGTGGGTCAGCGAGAACGAGCAGGTCGAGCTGGACCTGCGCGGCGCCGGCTACATCACCCTGGGCGGACGCAGCAAGATGCTCAAGGCCAGCCTGGGCGGCGTCGGCAGCCTGAACGCGCAGCAGTTCAACGCCGAGTCGGTCAATGTCGACCTGAGCGGCTTGGGCAACGCCACCGTCAAGGCCAACGCCAACGCCACCCTGAACCTGAGCGGGCTGGGCTCGGTCATCGTGTATGGCAAGCCCTTGAACCGCAACGTCAGCGTGGACGGCCTGGGCAAGGTCAGCTGGAAGTAA
- a CDS encoding carbohydate-binding domain-containing protein, with product MTRQINTARGIAALLLALGALSGVADAATPAPPKVRWEVLRNEFATPEGRTKARLSVTMPRGQSLPAQGWSLYFNSMDGVVTGPVDGKLLLEQVVGGSLFRVRPMPGFKGLPSGRTLNVDYYYPNLLIKMSRAPAGPYLVYDAAPDVSYAVTDFQVQLPTRPEQLRRPAGQHPLVTTQDVYRRNARADVLPPAALPPVFPTPLELKAGAGRVHLARPPQVISGPGLKYETALARALFTRYLPQRDGYADAGGPPLPLRLRIGAVDGQSSPEAYELSVNAGDGINITGNSAAGVARGLQSLHDLLPLPVGAAHIELPELEVTDAPRFAYRGFQLDVARNFQPKEVVLKTLDLMATYKLNKLHFHITDDEGWRLEIAGLPELTSIGAVRGHSTREGVRLPPTYGSGPRSDDPHGSGFYTRADYIEILRYAAARHIEVIPEIEMPGHARAAVKAMEARHHRLRAAGEQGADKYLLNDFDDRSVYRSPQEYTDHVINPGLESSYTFIEHVVAQVADMHREAGVPMKTMHMGGDELPHGAWEKSPVSRALMEREKLASVADLWDYFYNRVDGILRKQGMFASGWEEMGARRSTKEGAQQLPNPRFTQRGFSLYFWNNTPGNEDFAYRLANAGYDIVLAPVTNMYLDMAANPNPEEPGVNWGAYVELDTVYDFKPLGGSNAGLTDAGRRRIRGLEATLFAETIRDTSRLDYLMMPRLLAVAERAWAADPAWALETDAARAAALHRAAWSGFVNVLGQRVLPRLDLERGDVRYRIAPPGMVLEGGKVLVNHVLPGLTLRYTTDGSLPTIRSKAVTGPIAVKGVIQAAAFDRAGRPGLVARIVNR from the coding sequence ATGACGAGACAGATAAATACGGCACGCGGTATCGCTGCGTTGCTGCTGGCGCTGGGCGCATTGAGCGGCGTCGCCGACGCCGCTACGCCGGCACCGCCGAAAGTGCGCTGGGAAGTGCTGCGCAACGAGTTCGCCACGCCGGAAGGCCGCACCAAGGCGCGCCTGAGCGTGACCATGCCGCGTGGGCAATCGCTACCGGCGCAGGGCTGGTCGCTGTACTTCAACAGCATGGACGGCGTGGTCACCGGCCCGGTGGACGGCAAGCTGCTGCTGGAGCAGGTGGTCGGTGGCAGCTTGTTCCGCGTGCGTCCCATGCCCGGCTTCAAGGGCCTGCCGTCGGGCCGCACACTGAATGTCGATTACTACTACCCGAATCTGCTGATCAAGATGTCGCGCGCGCCTGCCGGACCCTATCTGGTCTACGACGCGGCGCCCGACGTGAGCTATGCCGTCACCGATTTCCAGGTGCAGTTGCCAACCCGCCCGGAGCAGCTGCGCCGCCCGGCGGGCCAGCACCCGCTGGTGACCACGCAGGACGTCTACCGCCGCAACGCGCGCGCCGATGTGCTGCCGCCCGCCGCCTTGCCGCCGGTGTTCCCGACGCCGCTGGAACTGAAGGCGGGCGCCGGCCGCGTGCATCTGGCGCGTCCGCCGCAGGTCATTTCCGGTCCCGGTCTGAAATACGAAACCGCACTTGCGCGCGCGCTGTTCACCCGCTACCTGCCGCAGCGCGATGGTTATGCCGACGCCGGCGGACCGCCGTTGCCGCTGCGCCTGCGCATCGGCGCAGTGGATGGGCAGTCCTCGCCGGAAGCGTATGAACTGAGCGTGAACGCCGGCGACGGCATTAACATCACCGGCAACAGCGCGGCCGGCGTGGCGCGCGGCCTGCAATCGCTGCACGACCTGCTGCCGCTTCCGGTCGGCGCCGCGCACATCGAGCTGCCGGAACTGGAAGTGACCGACGCGCCGCGCTTCGCCTATCGCGGCTTCCAGCTCGATGTGGCGCGCAATTTCCAGCCCAAAGAAGTGGTGCTCAAGACGCTGGACCTGATGGCGACCTATAAGCTGAACAAGCTGCACTTCCACATCACCGACGATGAAGGCTGGCGGCTGGAGATCGCCGGACTGCCGGAACTGACCAGCATCGGCGCGGTGCGCGGCCACAGCACCAGGGAAGGCGTGCGCCTGCCGCCGACCTACGGCTCCGGCCCGCGCAGCGACGATCCACATGGCAGCGGCTTCTACACCCGCGCCGACTACATCGAGATCCTGCGCTACGCCGCCGCGCGCCATATCGAAGTGATACCGGAAATCGAAATGCCGGGCCACGCGCGCGCCGCCGTCAAAGCCATGGAGGCGCGCCACCACCGCCTGCGCGCGGCCGGCGAGCAGGGCGCGGACAAGTACCTGCTCAACGACTTCGACGACCGCTCGGTGTATCGCTCGCCGCAGGAGTACACCGACCATGTGATCAATCCGGGTCTGGAATCGAGCTACACCTTCATCGAGCACGTGGTGGCGCAGGTGGCCGACATGCACCGCGAAGCCGGCGTGCCGATGAAGACCATGCACATGGGCGGCGACGAACTGCCGCACGGCGCGTGGGAGAAGTCGCCGGTCAGCCGCGCCCTGATGGAGCGCGAGAAGCTGGCCAGCGTCGCCGACCTGTGGGACTATTTCTACAACCGCGTCGACGGCATCCTGCGCAAGCAAGGCATGTTCGCCTCCGGCTGGGAGGAGATGGGCGCGCGCCGTTCGACGAAAGAGGGCGCGCAGCAGCTGCCGAATCCGCGCTTCACGCAGCGTGGCTTCAGCCTGTACTTCTGGAACAACACGCCCGGGAACGAGGACTTCGCCTACCGGCTGGCCAATGCCGGCTACGACATCGTGCTGGCGCCGGTCACCAATATGTACCTGGACATGGCGGCCAATCCCAATCCCGAGGAGCCGGGCGTGAACTGGGGCGCCTACGTGGAGCTGGACACGGTGTACGACTTCAAGCCGCTCGGTGGAAGCAACGCCGGTCTCACCGATGCCGGCCGCCGCCGCATACGCGGCCTGGAGGCTACGCTATTCGCCGAAACCATCCGCGACACCAGCCGCCTCGATTACCTGATGATGCCACGCCTGCTGGCGGTGGCGGAACGGGCCTGGGCCGCCGACCCGGCCTGGGCGCTGGAAACCGACGCCGCGCGCGCCGCCGCGCTGCACCGGGCCGCCTGGTCCGGCTTCGTCAACGTGCTGGGGCAACGGGTGCTGCCGCGCCTGGACCTCGAACGCGGCGACGTGCGCTACCGCATCGCGCCGCCCGGCATGGTGCTGGAAGGCGGCAAGGTGCTGGTCAACCACGTGCTGCCCGGTCTGACGCTGCGCTACACCACCGACGGCAGCCTGCCCACCATCCGTAGCAAGGCCGTCACCGGGCCGATCGCCGTCAAGGGCGTGATCCAGGCCGCCGCCTTCGACCGCGCCGGCCGTCCAGGGCTGGTGGCGCGCATCGTCAACCGCTGA
- a CDS encoding GDSL-type esterase/lipase family protein → MALFAAVMLAASIAAADPHVARMGRADVGADGGVRFSYPGVSFYLNFDGTRLAATAQASGDQTYLDVIVDGAPRTLRLGAGRQTLVLADGLPAGRHTVEIVNRSETWQGSAALLAFDTDGAWAPPPALPERKLLLLGDSVSCGASIDRVAGEKSGASWANPRASFGMLMAQQLKAQVQLVCYGGRGLIRTWEGKTNELNLADYYGMALPTQPVATPWDQRGYRPDAIVVAIGTNDMTVGVPEREPYVQAYVSLVRMLLKDHPQAHIMLTEGGILRDEKQLALRGYIAETVRRVDDSRVHAIASTGYPGDDLDGHPTREQNISIVNDLLPQVRAIIGW, encoded by the coding sequence ATGGCGTTGTTTGCAGCAGTCATGCTGGCCGCATCCATCGCCGCCGCCGATCCGCACGTCGCCCGTATGGGACGTGCGGATGTTGGCGCTGACGGCGGCGTGCGATTCAGCTATCCCGGCGTGAGCTTCTACCTGAATTTCGACGGCACGCGCCTGGCCGCCACCGCGCAGGCCAGCGGCGATCAAACCTACCTGGACGTGATCGTTGACGGCGCACCGCGCACGCTGCGGCTGGGCGCCGGTCGCCAGACGCTGGTGCTGGCAGACGGACTGCCCGCCGGCCGCCACACGGTGGAAATCGTCAACCGCTCCGAGACCTGGCAGGGCAGCGCCGCGTTGCTCGCCTTCGATACCGATGGCGCCTGGGCGCCGCCGCCCGCGCTACCCGAACGCAAGCTGCTCCTGCTGGGCGACTCCGTCAGCTGCGGCGCATCGATAGACCGTGTTGCCGGCGAAAAGAGCGGCGCGTCCTGGGCCAATCCGCGCGCCAGTTTCGGCATGTTGATGGCGCAGCAGCTCAAGGCCCAGGTGCAACTGGTGTGCTACGGCGGCCGTGGCCTGATCCGCACCTGGGAGGGCAAGACCAATGAACTCAACCTGGCCGACTACTACGGCATGGCGCTGCCCACCCAGCCCGTCGCCACGCCATGGGACCAACGCGGCTACCGGCCGGACGCGATCGTGGTTGCCATCGGCACCAACGACATGACCGTCGGCGTACCGGAGCGCGAACCATATGTGCAAGCCTACGTTTCGCTGGTGCGCATGCTGCTCAAGGACCACCCGCAGGCGCACATCATGCTGACCGAAGGCGGCATCCTGCGCGACGAAAAACAGCTTGCCCTGCGCGGCTACATCGCCGAAACGGTGCGGCGCGTGGACGACAGCCGCGTGCACGCCATCGCGTCCACCGGCTATCCTGGCGATGACCTCGACGGCCATCCTACACGGGAACAGAATATCAGCATCGTCAACGACCTGTTGCCGCAGGTGCGCGCCATCATAGGCTGGTAG
- a CDS encoding GDSL-type esterase/lipase family protein, with protein MKRLLIRLLLVALAAGGSTSAHAQKFAGLAATPQMGWNSWNTFACNINEQLIRDTADSMIRLGLKDAGYEYVNIDDCWHGKRDKDGVIHPDPDRFPSGMKALADYVHGKGLKLGIYSDAGATTCGGRPGSRGHEYQDAKTYASWGVDYVKYDWCDTKGLNAVGAYTTMRDAIQTAGRPMLFSMCEWGDNKPWEWATDVGHSWRTTGDIYPCWDCEFSHGSWSSLGVLRILDKQAGLRKFAGPGHWNDMDMLEVGMGMTEDEDRAHFAIWAMMASPLILGNDLRKMPESTRRILTNKDVIAINQDKAGIQAWKFMDAGKLEYWAKPLANNEWALMVLNRGDEAAVISHEWKKHQISDDLSKREADFNQTVYDWRDIWGAKGGDTGKKLEAKVAPHSALLLRLKPQAPDGAVCSTTPEPRKLSYHWMSRQRWQQMFQEDVDVADKGGVDLLFVGDSITEGWNADVWNRSFGSWRTANFGIGGDHTGNLLWRLQNGHAEKLHPKLVVLTIGVNNLGFCGATPKQAFDGVKAVVAQLRKLYPDSRILLNGLLPYGELPTTPTRLQVIEINHMVATLGDGKQVFYHDYGRSFLKPSGDMSAEVMGDFLHPTAKGYQLWADAMLPDIRKLME; from the coding sequence ATGAAACGCCTGTTGATACGACTGCTGCTGGTGGCGCTGGCCGCCGGCGGTAGCACCAGCGCCCACGCCCAGAAGTTCGCCGGCCTGGCCGCCACGCCGCAAATGGGCTGGAACAGCTGGAACACCTTCGCCTGCAACATCAACGAACAGCTGATCCGCGACACGGCCGATTCGATGATCAGGCTGGGTCTCAAGGACGCCGGTTACGAGTACGTCAACATCGACGACTGCTGGCACGGCAAGCGTGACAAGGATGGCGTGATCCATCCCGATCCCGATCGCTTCCCGTCCGGTATGAAGGCGTTGGCCGACTACGTGCATGGCAAGGGCCTCAAGCTGGGCATCTATTCGGACGCCGGCGCCACCACCTGCGGTGGCCGTCCCGGCAGCCGTGGTCACGAGTACCAGGATGCCAAGACCTACGCATCCTGGGGTGTGGACTACGTCAAGTATGACTGGTGCGACACCAAGGGCCTGAACGCCGTCGGCGCCTACACCACCATGCGCGACGCCATCCAGACCGCCGGCCGGCCGATGTTGTTCAGCATGTGCGAGTGGGGCGACAACAAGCCTTGGGAATGGGCTACCGATGTCGGTCACTCATGGCGCACCACCGGCGACATCTACCCTTGCTGGGATTGCGAGTTCAGTCACGGCTCATGGTCTTCGCTGGGCGTGCTGCGCATCCTCGACAAGCAGGCCGGCCTGCGCAAGTTCGCCGGCCCGGGCCACTGGAACGACATGGACATGCTGGAAGTCGGCATGGGCATGACCGAGGACGAGGACCGCGCCCACTTCGCCATCTGGGCGATGATGGCGTCGCCGCTCATCCTGGGCAATGACTTGCGCAAGATGCCGGAATCGACGCGCCGCATCCTGACCAACAAGGACGTCATCGCCATCAACCAGGACAAGGCGGGCATCCAGGCGTGGAAGTTCATGGACGCCGGCAAGCTGGAATACTGGGCCAAGCCCTTGGCAAACAACGAGTGGGCGCTGATGGTGCTCAATCGCGGCGACGAGGCGGCTGTCATCAGCCATGAGTGGAAAAAGCACCAGATCAGCGATGACCTGAGCAAGCGCGAGGCCGACTTCAATCAGACGGTCTACGACTGGCGCGATATATGGGGCGCGAAGGGCGGCGACACCGGCAAGAAGCTGGAAGCCAAGGTGGCGCCGCACAGCGCGCTGCTGTTGCGCCTCAAGCCGCAAGCGCCGGATGGCGCCGTGTGCAGCACCACGCCGGAGCCGCGCAAGCTCAGTTACCATTGGATGTCGCGCCAACGCTGGCAGCAGATGTTCCAGGAAGACGTGGACGTGGCGGACAAGGGCGGGGTGGACCTGCTGTTTGTCGGCGACTCGATCACGGAAGGCTGGAACGCCGATGTCTGGAACCGCTCCTTTGGCAGCTGGCGCACGGCCAACTTCGGCATCGGCGGCGACCATACGGGCAACCTGCTGTGGCGCCTGCAGAACGGCCACGCGGAGAAGCTGCATCCGAAGCTGGTGGTGCTGACGATAGGCGTCAACAACCTCGGTTTCTGCGGCGCGACGCCGAAGCAGGCCTTCGATGGCGTGAAGGCGGTGGTGGCGCAGTTGCGCAAGCTGTATCCGGACAGCCGCATCCTGCTCAACGGCTTGCTGCCTTACGGCGAACTCCCAACCACCCCGACGCGCTTGCAGGTGATTGAGATCAACCACATGGTGGCAACGCTGGGCGACGGCAAGCAGGTGTTCTATCACGACTACGGCCGCAGCTTCCTGAAACCGAGCGGTGACATGTCGGCCGAAGTGATGGGCGACTTCCTGCACCCGACGGCCAAGGGCTACCAGTTGTGGGCCGACGCCATGCTACCCGACATCCGCAAGCTGATGGAGTAA